A window from Fragaria vesca subsp. vesca linkage group LG5, FraVesHawaii_1.0, whole genome shotgun sequence encodes these proteins:
- the LOC101297542 gene encoding licodione synthase-like yields MTYNASFAFAPYGPYWKFIRKLSTNELLSGRSVDKFLPIRNQEYMRLIRLLAKKAKACEPVNLSEELPRVGHNIIGQMMLGKYSSASRAEKARLVVREATKIFGEFNFSDFNGIWKKLDLQGFQKRIDATHHKFDALVEEFIAEREELRKKNIDGGNSTSAEEKDVKGFLDVLLDKVEECKSSTENGEVEFSRNNVKGLITDLFSASIDTTSISMEWTLAELINHPEVLKKAREEIDRVVETGRLVGESDLPNLPYIQAIMKETFRLHPPLAFVARKCTQQSKVGKYIIPENTMLFVNIWAMARDPKNWENPLEFRPERFLQLDADDSTNAIDIRGQHFQYLPFGSGRRICPGLPLTMKMLPTLLAIMIQCFDLKVSGAECKNTSNGKVLEMDERPGFTTPRASDLVCVPVSRFSSPIKYP; encoded by the exons ATGACCTACAATGCTTCGTTTGCATTTGCTCCCTACGGCCCGTATTGGAAGTTCATTAGGAAGCTCAGCACCAACGAACTCCTCAGCGGCCGAAGTGTAGACAAGTTTCTTCCCATTCGAAACCAAGAGTACATGAGGCTGATTAGATTGTTGGCCAAGAAAGCCAAGGCTTGTGAACCTGTCAACCTCAGTGAAGAGCTACCGAGGGTCGGCCATAACATTATCGGGCAGATGATGCTGGGGAAATATTCAAGTGCTTCGAGGGCGGAGAAGGCCAGGTTGGTAGTCCGGGAGGCTACCAAGATTTTCGGAGAGTTCAATTTCAGTGATTTTAATGGGATTTGGAAGAAGTTAGATTTGCAGGGATTCCAGAAGAGAATAGATGCCACACATCACAAGTTTGATGCATTGGTGGAGGAGTTCATTGCTGAACGTGAGGAGTTGAGGAAGAAGAATATTGATGGAGGCAACAGTACTAGTGCTGAAGAAAAGGATGTCAAGGGCTTTCTTGATGTATTGCTTGATAAGGTGGAGGAGTGTAAGAGCAGCACTGAGAATGGCGAGGTCGAGTTTTCAAGAAATAATGTTAAGGGTCTCATAACG GATTTGTTTTCGGCTAGCATAGATACGACCTCCATCTCAATGGAATGGACGCTGGCAGAGCTCATCAATCATCCAGAGGTGCTCAAGAAAGCAAGAGAAGAGATAGATCGAGTAGTTGAAACCGGAAGATTAGTCGGAGAATCAGATCTTCCAAATCTTCCTTACATCCAAGCCATTATGAAAGAAACATTCAGGCTGCACCCACCCTTGGCTTTTGTTGCAAGAAAATGCACACAACAAAGCAAGGTTGGTAAATATATCATTCCAGAAAACACAATGTTATTTGTGAACATTTGGGCTATGGCAAGGGATCCCAAGAATTGGGAAAACCCATTGGAGTTTAGGCCTGAAAGGTTCTTACAACTCGATGCTGACGACTCGACAAATGCAATAGATATAAGAGGTCAACATTTTCAGTATCTTCCATTTGGGTCTGGAAGGAGGATATGTCCTGGCTTACCCTTAACCATGAAAATGCTACCGACGCTCCTTGCAATTATGATTCAGTGCTTTGATCTCAAAGTAAGTGGAGCAGAATGCAAAAACACAAGTAATGGCAAGGTTCTTGAAATGGACGAACGACCTGGATTTACAACTCCCAGGGCTTCTGATCTTGTGTGCGTTCCAGTTTCCCGCTTCAGCTCACCAATCAAATATCCTTGA
- the LOC101297250 gene encoding putative caffeoyl-CoA O-methyltransferase At1g67980-like has translation MADHGEEEKIILKSPGLLKYILETSCFPREHELLKQLREATVEKYQFWSIMNVPVDEGLLLSVLLKIMNAKKTLELGVFTGYSLLTTALALPADGKITAIDPNKEAYEVGLPFIQKAGVEHKIDFFHSDAFSVLNDLITNGKEEGSFDFVFVDADKDNYINYHELLLKLVKVGGIIAYDNTLWFGTVAEPDEEKVEKPLRPGRSHVIELNKFLAGDSRVELAFVSIGDGLSLCRRLY, from the exons ATGGCTGATCATGGGGAAGAAGAAAAGATCATACTCAAAAGCCCAGGCCTGCTGAAG TACATCTTGGAAACAAGCTGCTTTCCAAGAGAACACGAGCTATTGAAGCAGCTAAGGGAAGCAACTGTCGAGAAATACCAGTTCTG GAGTATTATGAATGTGCCAGTTGATGAAGGATTGCTTCTCTCCGTTCTTCTGAAGATTATGAATGCAAAGAAGACATTGGAGTTGGGAGTCTTCACTGGTTATTCTCTACTCACCACTGCTCTTGCCCTACCTGCTGATGGCAAA ATAACAGCAATCGATCCAAACAAAGAAGCCTATGAGGTCGGATTGCCGTTCATTCAAAAGGCCGGGGTGGAGCACAAGATCGACTTCTTTCACTCAGATGCCTTCTCAGTCCTAAACGATCTCATTACCAAT GGTAAGGAGGAAGGGAGCTTCGACTTTGTATTTGTGGATGCAGACAAGGACAACTACATCAATTATCACGAACTGCTACTGAAGCTTGTCAAAGTTGGTGGGATAATAGCTTATGATAACACACTGTGGTTTGGCACGGTTGCAGAACCGGATGAGGAGAAGGTAGAGAAACCTTTAAGGCCAGGAAGAAGTCATGTGATTGAGCTCAACAAGTTTCTGGCTGGCGATTCTCGTGTTGAACTGGCTTTTGTTTCCATTGGAGATGGTCTTAGCCTATGCAGGCGCCTCTACTGA